In Rosa chinensis cultivar Old Blush chromosome 1, RchiOBHm-V2, whole genome shotgun sequence, a genomic segment contains:
- the LOC121052828 gene encoding uncharacterized protein LOC121052828: MANLSDKFPAGSYLKDRIPYLFMCCAYSRTPEMYEFNMEILRSEGGDIVAQFLEDLPKENWCMAYFNGERFGEMTNNLAESFNNWVLPLKSLPILDINDGIRVKSMASIAARKQDAQEWFSELCPVIEKKLKENLEVGRHWRVSRSDTYVYEVHCQKYNSMVNLETHFCSCGEWQLYGFPCSHALVVIQQHGSSPYLYVNELYKVEKYRETYSFPINPLPSISKQVHDFGRDAVILQPPLTRRPPGRPRKKRFRKRSEQTRVIKCGRCGKCDGHNRKSCTAPI; this comes from the coding sequence ATGGCTAACCTTTCTGACAAATTTCCAGCTGGTTCTTACCTTAAGGATCGGATTCCTTACTTGTTTATGTGTTGTGCTTATTCTCGCACACCGGAGATGTATGAGTTCAACATGGAAATCTTGAGGAGTGAAGGTGGCGACATAGTTGCTCAATTTCTGGAGGATCTTCCCAAGGAGAACTGGTGTATGGCTTACTTTAACGGTGAAAGATTTGGTGAAATGACAAATAACTTGGctgagtctttcaataattgggTGTTGCCTTTGAAGAGTCTTCCTATTCTTGATATTAATGATGGGATTAGAGTGAAGTCCATGGCTTCAATTGCTGCTCGGAAGCAGGATGCTCAAGAATGGTTCTCTGAGTTGTGCCCGGTGATTGAAAAGAAGCTGAAGGAGAATTTGGAAGTCGGAAGGCATTGGAGAGTGAGCAGGTCTGATACCTATGTGTATGAAGTTCACTGCCAGAAGTACAATAGCATGGTAAATTTGGAAACTCACTTTTGTTCGTGTGGAGAATGGCAGCTGTATGGCTTCCCATGTTCCCATGCCCTTGTAGTGATCCAACAACATGGTTCTTCCCCGTATTTGTATGTCAATGAGCTGTACAAGGTGGAGAAATATCGAGAAACTTATTCTTTCCCAATTAATCCTCTTCCCTCTATTTCGAAGCAAGTGCATGATTTTGGTAGAGATGCAGTGATATTGCAGCCTCCTTTGACTAGAAGACCACCGGGAAGGCCTAGAAAGAAGAGGTTCAGAAAAAGGAGCGAGCAAACCAGGGTGATCAAGTGTGGTAGGTGCGGAAAATGTGATGGTCACAACAGAAAGAGTTGTACAGCTCCGATATAG